In one Methylocaldum szegediense genomic region, the following are encoded:
- the glgA gene encoding glycogen synthase GlgA, protein MKKILFVTSEAYPLIKTGGLADVSGSLPIALKALGHDVRILLPGYASAVAAGRFEQVRSLSSDGEIAILEGLLPGSDVPVWLLAHSDYFGRPGNPYLGPDGKPWADNPERYSLLCHVAVEIAMNRLGLQWKPDIVHCNDWQTGLVPALLSDEPGRPATVFTIHNLAYQGVFPYETFVKLRLPRRFWSSHALEFYNQLSFIKGGLVFADRINTVSPHYAEEIQTPEFGAGLEGLLRFRRDRLSGILNGIDVEAWNPATDPFIHTNYDIDSLEKRPANKAALQRAFGLAEDSGVVMLALVGRLVQQKGIDLVIEILPKVMQMPVQLVIVGSGEARYEQILLRWARLYPDRLAVKLGYDEAAAHLIEAGTDLFLMPSRFEPCGLNQMYSQRYGAIPVVRHVGGLADTVADANATNLTLGRATGIVFHEAVADALFEAVNRGIVLCQNGTLREKVQKSGMSEDFSWRQSAQRYLELYDLALADRLTADSLLQIKMDT, encoded by the coding sequence ATGAAGAAAATTCTCTTCGTTACTAGCGAGGCGTATCCGCTCATCAAAACCGGCGGGCTGGCCGATGTTTCGGGAAGCTTGCCGATCGCGCTGAAAGCTTTGGGCCATGACGTTCGCATCCTGCTTCCGGGGTATGCGTCGGCGGTTGCTGCGGGTCGCTTCGAGCAGGTACGCTCACTGAGTAGCGACGGCGAAATTGCCATTTTGGAAGGCCTGCTGCCGGGTTCTGATGTGCCGGTTTGGCTCTTGGCGCATTCGGATTACTTCGGGCGACCCGGCAATCCGTATTTAGGGCCGGACGGAAAACCTTGGGCTGACAACCCAGAGCGATATTCCCTGTTGTGCCACGTGGCCGTGGAGATCGCGATGAATCGGTTGGGGCTCCAATGGAAGCCCGACATCGTGCACTGCAACGATTGGCAGACCGGTTTGGTTCCGGCATTGCTCAGCGACGAGCCTGGGCGGCCGGCCACCGTGTTCACGATCCACAATCTTGCCTATCAGGGCGTGTTTCCTTACGAAACCTTCGTCAAGCTGCGTTTGCCGAGGCGATTCTGGTCCAGTCACGCCTTGGAGTTTTATAACCAGCTGTCCTTTATCAAGGGAGGGCTGGTTTTTGCCGATCGGATCAATACCGTAAGTCCTCACTACGCCGAGGAGATCCAGACACCGGAATTCGGTGCCGGGTTAGAAGGATTGCTGAGGTTTCGCCGGGATCGGCTCAGCGGCATACTCAACGGCATCGATGTCGAAGCCTGGAATCCCGCCACCGATCCGTTCATCCACACCAATTACGATATCGATTCGCTGGAGAAAAGGCCTGCCAACAAGGCGGCTCTGCAACGGGCCTTCGGTCTCGCGGAAGATAGCGGAGTCGTCATGCTGGCTTTGGTGGGCCGGTTGGTCCAGCAAAAAGGCATCGACCTCGTGATTGAGATTCTACCCAAGGTCATGCAGATGCCCGTTCAGCTGGTCATCGTGGGCAGTGGCGAGGCGCGGTATGAGCAGATTCTTTTGCGCTGGGCTCGATTGTATCCGGATCGCCTCGCGGTCAAGCTGGGTTACGACGAAGCAGCTGCACATCTGATCGAAGCCGGCACCGATCTCTTCCTGATGCCGTCCCGTTTCGAACCCTGCGGCCTCAATCAGATGTACAGCCAGCGCTACGGCGCCATTCCAGTGGTGCGCCATGTCGGCGGCCTGGCGGATACCGTGGCCGATGCCAATGCCACGAACTTGACCCTGGGTCGCGCAACCGGCATCGTCTTCCACGAAGCCGTGGCCGATGCTTTGTTCGAAGCCGTGAATCGAGGCATCGTGCTTTGCCAGAACGGGACGCTTAGGGAGAAAGTCCAAAAGTCAGGCATGAGCGAGGATTTCTCCTGGCGCCAAAGTGCCCAGCGATATCTGGAATTATACGATTTGGCGCTGGCGGACCGCCTGACTGCTGACAGTTTGCTGCAGATCAAGATGGATACCTAA
- a CDS encoding secretin N-terminal domain-containing protein has protein sequence MWLRLAFIAIAAGSATATAKDLSTIELHHRPPEEMVPLIQPLLGPSEVVIPARDSLILKAAPEKVEEVRDLVRQLDKSPHRLLITVTQGSDLSAEALNAQGHLRGRMDLNHPVEPSVHFRGHIYQSEGRDSAGYTQRLQTLEGQSAQIAIGAQIPVPTQSFYGYGYGYSESIEYRPATTGFVVTPRLSGGEVILELSPWSDRLSRERFGVIDTQSAHTVIRAALGEWVEIGGLDETSMYEESGLVSRHYSTRSQQNRIFLKVEDLDAGKP, from the coding sequence ATGTGGCTACGTCTTGCATTCATCGCCATCGCCGCCGGTAGTGCTACGGCCACCGCCAAGGATTTGTCGACAATCGAGCTGCACCACCGTCCACCCGAGGAAATGGTGCCTCTGATCCAGCCTCTTTTGGGTCCCAGTGAGGTTGTGATTCCCGCTCGCGATAGCCTGATCCTGAAAGCCGCTCCCGAAAAGGTCGAAGAAGTGCGGGATCTCGTCAGGCAGCTCGACAAAAGCCCACACAGGCTCTTGATTACGGTCACCCAGGGCAGCGATTTGTCGGCGGAAGCTCTGAATGCGCAGGGGCATCTGCGCGGTCGGATGGATCTGAATCATCCGGTCGAGCCGAGCGTCCATTTCCGTGGGCATATCTATCAATCGGAGGGTCGCGATTCCGCCGGCTATACGCAACGGTTGCAGACCCTGGAAGGGCAATCGGCTCAAATCGCGATCGGGGCTCAGATTCCGGTTCCTACGCAATCCTTTTACGGCTACGGGTACGGATACAGCGAGAGCATCGAATACCGTCCGGCGACCACCGGATTTGTAGTCACGCCTAGATTGTCGGGCGGCGAGGTCATCCTGGAACTATCGCCGTGGTCCGACCGGCTCAGCCGCGAGCGGTTCGGTGTCATCGATACGCAAAGTGCCCATACGGTGATACGGGCTGCACTCGGCGAATGGGTCGAGATCGGTGGGCTAGACGAAACCTCCATGTACGAAGAAAGCGGGCTCGTAAGTCGCCATTATTCTACCCGCAGCCAGCAAAACAGGATTTTTCTCAAAGTCGAAGACTTGGATGCGGGCAAGCCGTGA